From the Fibrobacter sp. UWB11 genome, one window contains:
- a CDS encoding penicillin-binding protein activator LpoB, whose product MSKIWIFALCAGLAFLSGCASDGGKKVTRLDANSVTDLSGSWNDTDSRLVAEEMINDCLGRPWYSQFSAQKGSVPTIVIGKVRNKSHEHIRVETFIKDIERALINSGKAEFVANSNERADLRDELADQQGNVTEETQKDAGMEIGADLMLTGSINSVIDQEGGEQVVFYQIDMELTDIQSHRKVWLGDKKIKKYVAKSSVKF is encoded by the coding sequence ATGTCAAAAATTTGGATTTTCGCCCTCTGCGCAGGCCTTGCTTTCCTCTCTGGTTGCGCTAGTGACGGTGGCAAAAAAGTAACCCGCCTCGATGCAAACTCTGTTACCGACCTCTCTGGCAGCTGGAACGATACCGATTCTCGCCTTGTCGCCGAAGAAATGATCAACGACTGCCTCGGTCGTCCGTGGTACAGCCAGTTCTCCGCCCAGAAGGGTTCCGTACCGACTATCGTGATTGGCAAAGTCCGCAACAAGAGCCACGAACATATCCGTGTTGAAACGTTCATCAAGGATATCGAACGCGCCCTCATCAATTCCGGCAAGGCTGAATTCGTAGCAAACTCCAACGAACGCGCCGACCTCCGCGACGAACTTGCAGACCAGCAGGGCAACGTCACCGAAGAAACCCAGAAAGATGCCGGCATGGAAATCGGTGCTGACCTCATGCTTACCGGATCCATCAACTCCGTCATTGACCAGGAAGGCGGCGAACAGGTGGTCTTCTACCAGATCGACATGGAACTTACCGATATCCAGAGCCACCGCAAGGTTTGGCTTGGCGACAAGAAGATCAAGAAGTACGTAGCTAAAAGCAGCGTGAAGTTCTAG
- a CDS encoding sensor histidine kinase KdpD, whose amino-acid sequence MREISINKFSTYLSSKYKALRSLILASKDRLIFVAIFIVIAIPVIMLLSHSYAQLQTSSLFGYKEHAFSVLQNLNKNITADLAIEDRRSYADYRFIRSVPVFGGEEITMSELAEFPQRSHYIGLIGHFQIDPSGNLSTPVLPDGVLEKIPMVDREKRLAIRNKISKILNTSGFSAISSTTNVTPSSSAEKNIDSTQKNDSRLIDQIYKQDLDIASTRKKKKTNKPRVEHITETGDFAFGVESTKLDTTGLLVRLINNEATHSMEAEIDFFQAIVDSNYIIFHRTVRRGPEVFIQGFIVEARAYLTNLVKNEIEKYKGVTKGNQQDPLVLAFFHKNKAFVAFGERNNITTELLSETLQAPLSDITFKMYTTQRAPGGEFVFFIGFLMLAVLAIGLISIYHVTQSRVKLAAKRQDFVSAITHELKTPLTAIKMYAELLQNSWVASEEKKQKYYGQIASEADRLSRLIQNVLNLSKLDGNRWNVQLRMDKPKQVLDDFISTYSKNVEKQGFELTVSSDTDADNISLMIDRDAIMQILMNLVDNSLKFSKNADYKMINVELRIKGTDMYLAVRDYGPGIPPSEMKKVFQEFYRVENEMTRQTSGTGIGLSMVKKLCTLCNMTIELENANPGLRTKIHFPSLSI is encoded by the coding sequence ATGCGAGAAATCAGTATAAATAAATTCTCAACATACCTCTCTAGCAAGTACAAGGCTCTTCGGAGCCTTATTCTTGCCTCTAAAGATCGTCTCATTTTTGTGGCGATTTTTATCGTTATTGCGATTCCCGTAATAATGCTTTTAAGCCATTCTTACGCACAGTTGCAAACATCTTCGCTCTTTGGTTACAAGGAACATGCGTTCTCTGTGCTCCAGAATTTGAACAAGAACATTACAGCAGACCTAGCGATTGAAGACAGGCGCTCTTACGCCGACTACCGATTCATTCGCTCCGTTCCTGTATTTGGCGGTGAAGAAATCACCATGTCCGAACTTGCGGAATTTCCGCAGAGGAGCCACTACATCGGCCTCATCGGGCATTTCCAGATTGACCCGTCCGGCAACTTGAGTACGCCTGTGCTTCCCGATGGCGTCCTTGAAAAAATCCCTATGGTCGATAGGGAAAAACGCTTGGCGATTCGTAACAAAATAAGCAAGATTCTCAACACTTCGGGATTCTCTGCAATTTCTTCAACAACAAATGTAACGCCTTCGAGCAGCGCCGAAAAGAACATCGACTCGACGCAAAAGAACGATAGCAGGCTCATCGACCAGATTTACAAGCAAGACCTCGACATTGCAAGTACACGCAAGAAAAAGAAGACCAACAAGCCCCGCGTCGAACACATTACCGAAACTGGCGATTTCGCTTTCGGTGTCGAATCTACAAAGCTTGATACAACAGGCCTCCTCGTGCGTTTGATCAACAACGAAGCTACGCACTCCATGGAAGCAGAAATTGACTTTTTCCAGGCAATCGTCGATTCGAACTACATCATTTTCCACCGCACTGTTAGACGCGGCCCCGAAGTATTTATCCAAGGCTTTATCGTAGAAGCCCGCGCTTACCTCACGAACCTTGTCAAAAACGAAATCGAAAAATACAAGGGCGTCACAAAGGGTAACCAGCAAGATCCGCTCGTGCTCGCATTCTTCCACAAGAACAAGGCTTTCGTGGCCTTTGGCGAACGCAACAACATCACGACGGAACTTCTCTCTGAAACGTTGCAGGCACCGCTCTCGGATATTACCTTCAAGATGTACACGACGCAACGCGCCCCCGGCGGTGAATTCGTATTCTTCATCGGATTCTTGATGCTTGCCGTGCTCGCTATCGGTTTGATTTCGATTTACCATGTGACACAGAGCCGCGTGAAACTTGCTGCCAAGCGCCAAGACTTTGTCTCTGCCATTACGCACGAACTCAAGACGCCGCTGACCGCCATCAAGATGTATGCGGAACTGCTGCAGAATTCTTGGGTCGCGAGCGAAGAAAAGAAACAGAAGTATTACGGACAAATTGCAAGCGAAGCCGACCGACTTTCACGACTCATTCAAAACGTGCTGAACCTCTCGAAGCTCGATGGAAACCGCTGGAATGTACAGCTCCGCATGGACAAGCCAAAGCAAGTCCTGGATGACTTTATCTCCACTTACAGCAAGAACGTCGAAAAGCAAGGCTTTGAACTCACCGTTTCTTCGGATACGGATGCAGACAACATCAGTCTCATGATTGACCGCGATGCCATCATGCAGATTCTGATGAACCTTGTTGATAACTCGCTCAAGTTCTCCAAGAACGCCGATTACAAGATGATCAATGTGGAACTGAGAATCAAGGGTACCGACATGTACCTCGCCGTGCGCGACTACGGTCCGGGTATTCCGCCTTCCGAAATGAAGAAGGTATTCCAGGAATTCTACAGAGTCGAAAACGAAATGACCAGACAGACAAGCGGCACGGGTATTGGTCTTTCGATGGTCAAGAAACTTTGCACGCTTTGCAATATGACCATTGAATTGGAAAATGCAAATCCCGGCCTCCGTACAAAAATACACTTCCCGAGCTTGTCGATTTAA
- a CDS encoding ABC-ATPase domain-containing protein yields MKALYQKIRSLQGKNYGLYKSLADRTWDFGDFVLEFLHVQGDPYAPASRVMIKASLLMLGFPSEWGGSFERRLALSDYLYRRLSSLVREKYPDRDAAVVFDTAGPEMLVRNALWVDNGELRACLQVRLPGDGRKIQAEAAAEILTMVLPDLVSAALYNSGESKKDGVEPELVEHYRVLAERKEILSQLEERGLCAFVPDGAVLPRASGLSELPMEGAVPFTAPEEMAVMLVANGREIRGMGIPKGITVISGGAFHGKSTLLQALTKSVYPHIPGDGREGIVVSESAVRVGVEDGRSVRGTDLSQFVRDLPGGISTKNFTTACASGSTSEAANLMEAMEAGSDVFLIDEDSSAVNFLIRDVRVRKLLGDDREPLIPLTDRIREIKGRSFILVAGACGDFLDLADNIIVMASYKAECARINGKNVAAGLGDAAGGVAKIVPGLPAFVEPQCRDFAEYVKPLLPSLRPASAVERQVKVKISGDTLLQIGFLVSDTSKAGALVDKQQRFGAGFMLLNLCQNAASNNDANGESAKATIMERINALCEKIKNVGFRNLPQGLSREMSLPRPIDIACVLYRLRDNGR; encoded by the coding sequence ATGAAAGCGCTTTATCAAAAAATTCGCAGTTTACAAGGGAAAAATTACGGGCTTTATAAATCCTTAGCCGACAGGACGTGGGATTTTGGTGACTTTGTGCTGGAATTCTTGCATGTGCAGGGAGACCCATACGCACCGGCTTCGCGTGTGATGATCAAGGCGAGCTTGCTTATGCTTGGTTTCCCGAGCGAATGGGGTGGCTCTTTTGAACGCCGCCTTGCGCTGAGTGATTACCTTTACCGCAGGCTTTCATCACTTGTTCGTGAAAAGTACCCCGATAGGGATGCTGCGGTTGTTTTTGATACCGCTGGACCTGAAATGCTGGTGCGAAACGCACTGTGGGTCGATAACGGAGAATTGCGAGCCTGCTTGCAAGTGCGTTTGCCGGGCGATGGCCGCAAGATTCAGGCCGAAGCGGCTGCCGAAATTTTGACGATGGTGCTCCCGGACTTGGTGTCGGCTGCGCTTTACAATTCGGGTGAATCGAAGAAGGACGGCGTGGAGCCCGAGCTTGTTGAACATTACCGCGTGCTTGCCGAGCGCAAGGAAATCTTGTCGCAGCTCGAAGAACGTGGACTTTGTGCGTTTGTGCCAGATGGTGCCGTGCTCCCGCGTGCATCGGGTTTGAGTGAACTCCCGATGGAAGGGGCTGTTCCGTTTACTGCTCCCGAAGAAATGGCGGTGATGCTTGTCGCAAATGGACGTGAAATTCGCGGCATGGGAATCCCGAAGGGAATCACGGTGATCTCGGGCGGGGCTTTCCATGGAAAATCGACATTGTTGCAGGCTTTGACGAAATCGGTTTACCCGCATATCCCGGGAGACGGTCGCGAAGGCATTGTCGTGAGCGAATCGGCGGTGCGCGTGGGCGTCGAAGATGGCCGCAGCGTGCGTGGCACGGACCTTTCGCAGTTTGTACGTGACCTGCCGGGCGGAATTTCGACAAAGAACTTTACGACTGCCTGTGCGTCGGGCTCGACGAGCGAGGCCGCAAACTTGATGGAAGCGATGGAGGCGGGGAGTGATGTCTTCTTGATTGACGAAGACTCCTCTGCGGTAAACTTCCTCATTCGCGATGTCCGTGTGCGTAAGCTTTTGGGCGATGACCGCGAACCACTTATCCCGCTCACAGATCGCATCCGTGAAATCAAGGGCCGTAGCTTTATTCTGGTGGCGGGCGCCTGTGGAGACTTTTTGGACTTGGCGGACAACATCATCGTGATGGCGTCGTACAAGGCGGAATGTGCAAGAATCAATGGAAAGAATGTGGCGGCTGGACTCGGTGATGCTGCTGGTGGTGTTGCAAAAATCGTGCCGGGATTGCCTGCATTTGTAGAACCGCAGTGTCGCGATTTTGCGGAATACGTAAAGCCCTTGCTCCCGTCACTCCGCCCTGCATCTGCTGTGGAACGCCAAGTGAAAGTGAAAATCTCAGGCGATACGTTATTGCAAATTGGTTTCCTTGTCTCGGATACGTCCAAGGCAGGTGCGCTTGTGGATAAGCAACAGCGATTCGGTGCTGGCTTTATGTTGTTAAATCTCTGCCAGAACGCCGCAAGCAATAATGATGCTAATGGTGAATCTGCGAAGGCGACGATTATGGAACGCATCAATGCGCTCTGCGAAAAAATCAAGAACGTCGGATTCCGCAATTTGCCGCAAGGCTTAAGCCGTGAAATGAGCTTGCCTCGTCCAATTGACATTGCCTGTGTACTTTACCGCCTGCGCGATAACGGAAGGTAA
- a CDS encoding response regulator transcription factor — protein sequence MTQNTSSTNILIIEDEIAIAEGLVDLCELNGYRVKHVVDGESGLAEALSGQYGLVLLDLMLPGMDGFTVCDKIREKDKSLPIIILSAKNSDDDIINGLKFGADDYIPKPFSVPMLLARIEAVLRRSRQTMENEGKLVAGNLRVNFREYTGVRGTEELAFTRKEIEILEYLWNNRDHAIPRSELLRKVWGYENAESVDTRTVDIHITKLRKKIEDDPAHPKLLVTFRGEGYQMRSAPECEKSV from the coding sequence ATGACTCAAAATACAAGCAGCACGAACATCCTCATCATCGAAGATGAAATTGCCATTGCCGAAGGCCTCGTAGACCTCTGCGAGCTCAACGGTTACCGCGTCAAGCACGTTGTTGACGGCGAAAGCGGCCTTGCCGAAGCTCTTTCCGGACAGTACGGACTCGTACTTCTGGACCTCATGCTTCCGGGCATGGACGGCTTTACCGTTTGCGACAAGATCCGCGAAAAGGACAAGAGCCTCCCGATTATCATCCTTTCTGCAAAGAATTCCGATGACGATATCATCAACGGGCTCAAGTTCGGCGCCGACGACTACATCCCGAAGCCGTTCTCCGTTCCGATGCTCCTTGCACGTATCGAAGCAGTGCTTCGCCGTAGCCGCCAGACAATGGAAAATGAAGGCAAGCTTGTAGCAGGCAACCTCCGCGTGAACTTCCGTGAATACACGGGCGTACGCGGTACAGAAGAACTTGCATTCACCCGCAAGGAAATCGAAATTCTTGAATACCTCTGGAACAACCGCGACCATGCTATTCCGCGTTCTGAACTCCTCCGCAAGGTCTGGGGTTACGAAAATGCCGAATCCGTGGATACCCGTACAGTCGACATCCACATCACCAAGCTCCGCAAGAAGATCGAAGACGATCCGGCACATCCGAAGCTGCTCGTCACGTTCCGCGGTGAAGGTTACCAGATGCGTTCGGCACCAGAATGCGAGAAATCAGTATAA
- a CDS encoding PEGA domain-containing protein, with amino-acid sequence MKKLYIFALMMAFLFTTVVADEEDPPPRGKAATINIITEPPNSDVFLGGEPLGKSPIKDMQVKSGRQTLVVIDQGFELVNKRVNIWPGKDSRNNFDFSTKIPKGHIKVTTNPPRCLIFVDGEQADKTDGAELVVHNLDAGDHVVRAQCSNRKSAEALVKVVGEETVEVNLDATTGSKKKKR; translated from the coding sequence ATGAAAAAGCTGTATATTTTTGCCTTGATGATGGCATTCCTCTTTACGACCGTCGTCGCAGACGAAGAAGATCCACCTCCGCGTGGCAAGGCCGCAACCATCAACATCATTACCGAACCGCCTAACAGCGACGTGTTCCTTGGCGGTGAACCTCTCGGCAAGAGCCCGATTAAAGACATGCAAGTCAAGTCCGGTCGTCAGACGCTCGTCGTCATTGACCAGGGTTTTGAACTCGTGAACAAGCGCGTGAACATTTGGCCGGGCAAGGACAGCCGCAACAACTTCGACTTCAGCACCAAAATTCCGAAGGGCCACATCAAGGTTACGACGAATCCGCCGCGCTGCCTCATCTTCGTCGATGGCGAACAGGCTGACAAGACCGACGGTGCAGAACTCGTTGTCCACAACCTCGATGCCGGTGACCACGTTGTGCGCGCCCAGTGCAGCAACCGCAAGAGCGCCGAAGCCCTCGTGAAGGTCGTTGGCGAAGAAACCGTTGAAGTCAATCTTGACGCTACAACCGGTTCCAAGAAGAAGAAACGCTAA
- a CDS encoding SGNH/GDSL hydrolase family protein produces MPEKFSKWVACWGNATSITDRKEATYAKDLTLRYPIRACFSGSKLRFHFSNLTGTEPVTISEAYIAKSAQSQTANAQSYIPTAITFGGKNSASIPAGEEILSDEIPFDVTAGETFDVSLYFADFTQMNAGTAITGPLSGGKYSYGNFAKSETLPDDLTRKTNWIYFLNTIDIFTEEKNFALVCFGDSITAQDWPDYLALRCAREGFNNVSIIRRAVSGTRILREYSCITYAAYGLKGATRFPIEMNVAGARTVIVQHGINDIIHPVGVEVNKFRPWSDMPTADDLINGVRSLYITHARKLGLKIYSGTLLPIYGWRTYNEKRDIIRTAFNEWLRTAPDFDGCVDFDKAVRGHDDPKAFAAGFDSGDHLHPSAKAYEAMAECVPEELLK; encoded by the coding sequence ATGCCAGAAAAATTTTCGAAATGGGTTGCCTGCTGGGGTAATGCCACATCCATCACAGACCGCAAAGAAGCTACATACGCCAAGGATTTAACTCTCCGCTATCCGATTCGCGCCTGCTTTTCGGGGAGCAAATTGCGGTTCCATTTTTCGAATCTCACCGGCACTGAGCCCGTAACCATCAGCGAAGCGTACATCGCAAAATCTGCGCAATCCCAAACGGCAAACGCGCAGTCTTACATTCCAACTGCTATCACTTTTGGCGGCAAGAATTCTGCAAGCATCCCTGCAGGTGAAGAAATCTTGAGCGACGAAATTCCGTTTGACGTAACCGCAGGTGAGACATTCGATGTAAGCCTCTACTTTGCAGATTTCACACAAATGAACGCAGGTACAGCCATCACAGGGCCGCTTTCGGGCGGCAAGTATAGCTACGGCAATTTTGCAAAAAGCGAAACGCTTCCCGACGACCTCACACGTAAAACCAACTGGATTTATTTCCTCAATACCATCGACATTTTCACCGAAGAAAAGAACTTCGCACTTGTCTGCTTTGGCGATTCTATCACGGCACAGGACTGGCCCGATTACCTTGCACTCCGTTGCGCTCGCGAAGGTTTCAACAACGTATCCATCATCCGTCGCGCAGTCAGTGGCACACGCATCTTGCGCGAATACAGTTGCATCACCTACGCTGCATACGGCCTTAAAGGCGCGACGCGCTTCCCGATTGAAATGAACGTTGCAGGAGCCCGCACCGTCATCGTGCAGCATGGCATTAACGACATCATCCACCCCGTCGGTGTCGAAGTCAACAAGTTCCGCCCCTGGAGCGACATGCCTACAGCAGACGACCTCATCAACGGCGTCCGCTCACTTTACATCACGCATGCACGCAAGCTTGGTCTCAAGATTTACAGCGGCACGCTACTGCCGATTTACGGTTGGCGCACCTACAACGAAAAACGTGACATCATCCGCACCGCATTTAATGAATGGTTGAGAACCGCACCGGATTTTGACGGCTGCGTAGACTTCGACAAGGCTGTCCGCGGGCACGACGATCCGAAGGCTTTTGCGGCAGGCTTCGACTCGGGCGACCATCTGCACCCGAGTGCCAAGGCATACGAAGCTATGGCCGAATGTGTTCCCGAAGAATTGCTTAAATAA
- a CDS encoding SGNH/GDSL hydrolase family protein, whose amino-acid sequence MSLDKFTHMFLGAALGCAVACGSAFAITANPNVSIGKPLYVAGDVANYLNPLAYTDGKLDSNQITIVNDFALNVGVGPKKLFVTWDTRGDEAWASQDYVYAQGCLHNVSIGSTLQNFKIMTSANSTNGVDGDWQIAAEIGESGAASRGIAIDFEGMSWFRILASTPAIYLEEVSAYDISDGGDDTWFFMGTSITQMGMKQFAVDSNFSQLIHARYPDYYPAMIRGGIACVASQGVADALKYYAEYAGNVKYWAIEMGTNDAWVGNDYTVEQFTRNMQMIIDTAKAHGITPIIARMIATNPAYSGWQVPQEFLDAIDKLVKDNNLMPGPDFYNFFLAHPELISEDGVHPANPLGGQAMHRLWAEAVAPLYKNKKAEPVIGSKAPGTTAITAPKMHKMHVAMPQVKVDGRSISIARVNEPVTVTIVDLTGHIVWNGRVGQSTEGSLESSHLLSAIPAGNYIVKVRGATTSYKVRISIR is encoded by the coding sequence ATGTCCTTGGATAAATTTACACATATGTTTTTAGGTGCTGCGCTTGGTTGCGCGGTCGCTTGTGGTAGTGCATTTGCTATTACGGCGAATCCTAATGTAAGCATAGGTAAGCCCCTTTATGTTGCGGGGGATGTGGCCAATTATTTAAATCCTTTGGCCTATACAGATGGTAAATTGGATTCTAACCAAATTACCATTGTGAATGATTTTGCATTGAATGTGGGAGTGGGCCCGAAAAAATTGTTCGTCACGTGGGATACCCGTGGTGACGAAGCATGGGCAAGCCAAGATTACGTGTATGCGCAGGGCTGCTTGCATAACGTTTCGATTGGTTCCACATTGCAGAATTTCAAGATCATGACGTCTGCAAATTCAACAAATGGTGTGGACGGCGATTGGCAGATTGCTGCTGAAATTGGCGAGAGTGGTGCGGCATCCCGTGGTATTGCCATTGATTTTGAAGGAATGTCTTGGTTCCGTATTTTGGCTTCGACTCCGGCAATTTATTTGGAAGAAGTCAGTGCGTATGACATTAGCGATGGCGGTGATGATACGTGGTTCTTCATGGGTACAAGTATTACCCAGATGGGGATGAAGCAGTTTGCTGTGGATTCGAACTTCTCGCAGTTGATTCATGCACGTTACCCAGATTATTATCCGGCAATGATTCGTGGCGGTATTGCCTGTGTTGCAAGCCAGGGCGTTGCCGATGCACTTAAGTATTATGCCGAATACGCTGGCAATGTCAAGTATTGGGCTATCGAAATGGGTACGAACGATGCTTGGGTCGGTAACGATTATACTGTCGAGCAGTTCACAAGGAACATGCAGATGATTATCGATACTGCAAAGGCTCATGGTATTACACCGATTATTGCTCGTATGATTGCTACCAATCCGGCATATTCCGGTTGGCAAGTTCCTCAGGAATTCTTGGATGCGATTGACAAGCTTGTCAAAGACAATAACTTGATGCCGGGTCCGGATTTCTACAACTTTTTCTTAGCTCATCCGGAACTTATTTCCGAGGACGGTGTACATCCGGCGAACCCGTTGGGTGGTCAGGCGATGCACCGCTTGTGGGCCGAAGCCGTGGCTCCGTTATACAAGAACAAGAAGGCGGAACCGGTTATTGGTTCAAAGGCACCGGGAACTACTGCTATAACGGCTCCGAAAATGCATAAAATGCATGTTGCCATGCCGCAGGTGAAGGTCGATGGTCGTTCCATTTCGATTGCTCGTGTAAATGAACCGGTGACAGTGACGATTGTGGATTTGACGGGCCATATCGTGTGGAATGGTCGAGTCGGGCAATCTACTGAAGGCTCGTTGGAATCCTCGCATCTTTTAAGTGCGATACCTGCCGGGAATTACATTGTAAAGGTCCGTGGGGCAACGACCTCTTACAAGGTAAGAATTTCTATACGATAA
- the murJ gene encoding murein biosynthesis integral membrane protein MurJ: protein MNKAAIIVAVSMLLSRVLGIFREMLLAHAAGVSLEKNALDLAFMIPDILNHVVSTGFLSIIFIPIFTGYKVAGDEKAGWKFFSNVLNTFGLALLILVIPAFIWMKELIALLTVDGVTPELLERATYYGRIILPGQIFIFVGSILVAVQHTRKQFLIPSLTGLIYNIAIVGGGAAGLALSKYTGNDYGLSGFAWGVPVGAFIGFFALQIFGAKRGGVHYELICEPKHPDIIRYFKMMLPMSLGVGSMFGLEFIIRSFGANFGTSGISSLNYAYRVMYTLVAVFGFSVSVTSYPDMARLVKEGDFPQLNRKIWKSLSRMFCILIPAVVAVWALSFPAVRILFERGAFHRETTEAISEILRWYLPVSLGLCLQAVLVRSFYACERMWVPTLLNTGIFAATIPAYILLGAPEVGLGIKSVPIIGATGAILQVISMIFMWAKKNGTDGMKEAIFNMARALVAFGIMIAAAIGLDHISGDFVRNAGFVTLVVYACAAGIALFTLTLIVQRYLGSKDAKDILNELLGKVLRKLHLAH from the coding sequence ATGAATAAAGCCGCTATAATTGTTGCCGTTTCTATGCTTCTGAGCCGCGTGCTCGGGATTTTCCGTGAAATGCTACTTGCCCACGCCGCTGGCGTGTCGCTCGAAAAAAACGCTCTCGACCTCGCGTTCATGATTCCAGACATCCTGAACCACGTCGTAAGTACCGGTTTTTTGTCGATTATCTTCATTCCGATTTTCACGGGCTATAAAGTCGCAGGTGACGAAAAGGCCGGCTGGAAGTTCTTCAGCAACGTGCTCAACACGTTTGGGCTTGCGCTTTTGATTCTCGTGATTCCGGCGTTCATCTGGATGAAGGAACTCATCGCGCTCTTGACCGTCGATGGCGTGACGCCTGAGCTCTTGGAACGCGCAACTTACTATGGACGCATTATTCTTCCGGGGCAAATTTTCATTTTTGTCGGTAGCATTCTCGTCGCAGTACAGCACACTCGCAAGCAGTTCCTGATTCCCTCGCTCACGGGCCTCATCTACAACATCGCCATTGTGGGCGGCGGTGCCGCAGGCCTCGCACTCAGTAAATACACCGGCAACGATTACGGTCTCTCCGGATTCGCCTGGGGCGTTCCGGTCGGCGCATTCATTGGATTTTTCGCCCTCCAGATTTTTGGCGCCAAGCGCGGCGGCGTCCATTACGAACTGATTTGCGAACCCAAACACCCCGACATTATCCGTTACTTCAAGATGATGCTCCCGATGTCTCTTGGCGTGGGCTCCATGTTCGGCCTTGAATTTATCATCCGTAGCTTCGGTGCAAACTTTGGCACGAGCGGCATTTCGAGCCTCAACTACGCTTACCGCGTCATGTACACGCTCGTTGCAGTATTCGGATTCTCGGTCAGCGTCACGAGCTACCCCGACATGGCGCGTCTCGTCAAGGAAGGCGACTTCCCGCAGCTGAACCGTAAAATCTGGAAGAGCCTCTCGCGCATGTTCTGCATCTTGATTCCGGCTGTTGTCGCCGTGTGGGCATTGAGCTTCCCGGCAGTGCGCATTCTCTTTGAACGCGGCGCGTTCCACCGCGAAACAACCGAAGCGATTTCTGAAATTCTCCGTTGGTACTTGCCCGTGAGCCTTGGGCTTTGTTTGCAGGCCGTTCTCGTCCGCAGCTTCTACGCTTGCGAACGCATGTGGGTTCCGACACTTTTGAATACCGGTATCTTTGCAGCGACCATCCCCGCCTACATTTTGCTTGGCGCCCCCGAAGTGGGGCTCGGCATCAAGAGCGTTCCGATTATCGGCGCTACAGGCGCCATCCTGCAAGTGATTTCGATGATTTTCATGTGGGCTAAGAAGAACGGCACCGACGGCATGAAGGAAGCAATCTTCAACATGGCACGCGCCCTCGTCGCTTTCGGCATCATGATTGCAGCCGCCATCGGTCTCGATCACATCTCTGGAGATTTTGTCCGCAATGCGGGTTTTGTAACGCTCGTCGTTTACGCCTGCGCCGCTGGAATCGCGCTGTTTACGCTTACGCTCATTGTCCAGCGTTACCTCGGCAGTAAAGACGCCAAGGATATTTTGAACGAACTTTTAGGAAAGGTTCTTCGCAAGCTGCATTTGGCTCATTAA